Below is a window of Deltaproteobacteria bacterium DNA.
CACTGTGTAGTTCAGGGCAAAAAGAAAAGGGACAAAGTCGGATACGTGGTCGGGATGGAAATGGGAGAGGCAAAGATAATCCACCTGACGAAAATCAAGGCCCAGGCGGGCCATCTGCCGCAGGGACCCACTCCCTCCATCGAAAAGAAGGAGGTGAGAACCGAGGGCCAAGGCAAGACCTGAAGGGCCGCGTTCAACCGTGGGAACGCAGGTTCCCGATCCGAGGATGAAAAGGTTCATTTTTTATTTAAATGGGACGCAGATTTTCGCAGATACACGCAGAAAAGACCAACTTTAATAATAAGAAATGACCTTGTCTCTATTTCTTGCTTGACGCCTGCGCTTTATTGGTTTTCCTATTTTTAATCTTGAAAATCTGCGTTTATCTGCGTCCAAAAATTTTTTTCAGGCTGTCTTTTGCATCAGATAAGCTTCAATGAATGGGTCCAGGTCGCCATCCAATACCGCGTCCACATTCCCCACTTCCAAGTTGGTACGGTGATCCTTGACCAGCCGATAAGGTTGGAGGGTGTACGAGCGGATTTGGCTCCCCCAGGCCATGTCCTTTTTCGTGCTGTGGAATTGTTCCATCTTCTCGTCCTGCTCTTTTCTTTTCAACTCGTAAAGGCGGGCTTTAAGCACTTTCATGGCCATGGCCTTGTTTTTGTGCTGGGAGCGCTCATTCTGGCACTGAACCACAAGCCCCGTGGGCAGGTGGGTGAGGCGAACCGCCGAGTCAGTTTTGTTGACGTGTTGACCACCCGCTCCGCTGGAGCGGTATGTGTCTACGCGTAAGTCATCTTCGTTTATTTCAACGACGATATCCTCCTTGATTTCCGGGTAGATAAAAACCGAAGAAAAGGAGGTATGGCGACGTTTCCCGGCGTCAAAGGGAGATATGCGTACCAGGCGGTGAATGCCGGATTCGGCTTTCAGATAGCCGTAGGCATATTCGCCATTGACGGTAAAGGTTACGCTTTTCACCCCTGCTTCTTCACCCGGGAGGTAGTCGATGATCTCGGTCTGGAAACCTTTCCGCTCAGCCCATCGCAGGTACATGCGCAGGAGTATTTCTGACCAATCCTGGGCTTCCGTTCCCCCGGCACCCGAGTGGATGGAAACGATGGCATTGTTGGGATCGTTTTCTCCCCCCAGCATGTGCTTGAACTCTGCGGCCTGGATTTCTTTTTCGGCCCGGGTAAGCCGGGCATAAACTTCCCGCAGGGTCTCTTCATCTTTTTCTTCCTGGGCTAACTCAAAGTATCCCTTGGCTTCCTCAACCTCAGACTTCAGGCTTTCCCAGAAATCCAAAGCGGACTTGATGGACGTCCTCTCTTTGAGGATTTTTTGGGCATTTTCATTGTCATTCCAAAAATCTGGTTTGAGGGTCTCTTGTTCGATCTGCTGAAGGCGGGCAATCTTGGGATCTAAGTCAAAGATGACCTCGGAGGGTTTGAATCCTCTTTTCAAGATTGGAAACCT
It encodes the following:
- a CDS encoding ribonuclease Z, with the translated sequence MNLFILGSGTCVPTVERGPSGLALALGSHLLLFDGGSGSLRQMARLGLDFRQVDYLCLSHFHPDHVSDFVPFLFALNYTVDFTRSLPLHVIGPKGLRNFYDQLQGIFGHWIEAKTYPLSFQEAEESCLELADFSIETLPMTHSSASLG
- the prfB gene encoding peptide chain release factor 2 (programmed frameshift), with amino-acid sequence MWNEIPDKVSNLEKRIQTLRGHLDLDPKIARLQQIEQETLKPDFWNDNENAQKILKERTSIKSALDFWESLKSEVEEAKGYFELAQEEKDEETLREVYARLTRAEKEIQAAEFKHMLGGENDPNNAIVSIHSGAGGTEAQDWSEILLRMYLRWAERKGFQTEIIDYLPGEEAGVKSVTFTVNGEYAYGYLKAESGIHRLVRISPFDAGKRRHTSFSSVFIYPEIKEDIVVEINEDDLRVDTYRSSGAGGQHVNKTDSAVRLTHLPTGLVVQCQNERSQHKNKAMAMKVLKARLYELKRKEQDEKMEQFHSTKKDMAWGSQIRSYTLQPYRLVKDHRTNLEVGNVDAVLDGDLDPFIEAYLMQKTA